From the Candidatus Kapaibacterium sp. genome, the window AGAGTATGGTTGAAGCCGGTGAGCATGATAACAATTGCCAAATGCTTATCAAAAACATTTTGAAACAATTATACAAGAATAAAGAATCTGATATTTCTGAAGTATATAATTTTTCATCATCCCTAATTAGTTTGCAAGATTTGGCAGATAGGGTGGTGCTGCTTTCCAAGCAAAATCATAAATATATTGACAATAATCACCATAAGTTTACAGCCGAGCAAATCACCGAAATCGGGGGATTAGTAAGAGGCTTAAACCAATTAATTGACAGTTCGTTAAAATATTTGGATACTTTCGACCAGAAAATTATGAAAGAACTTGAGATTCAACATGCTCTGAATGAAGCTGAATTGAAAAAGTTGTCCAAAATCCAATATTATAGGATTAAGGAAGCATCCGGTCAGTACAAAAAATCTATGCTTTACTTGAATATACTTAGCGATGTTGATTTCATTGGCGATAAGATACTTTATATCGTGAAATCTGCTGCAACACTTAACGATAAAATTGCAAAGTACAAGTAAATTCATAATTGGCAAATTCCGATTTCTACTCGATTTCTCGGTTAATGCTCAAAACAACTGATTTTCCGTCGTATTCGATAATTGCGGCATTGATTTCTACTTTGAAAGTTGAACCGTCGGAACGTTTTTGAGTAGTCACAAATCGGTGCTTTTCGTTGCTGCGGAATGTTCGCGAAATCTGAGATTTGCCATGACTTACATTTGTCGAGATTTCCTCGAGTGACATACCTATGAATTGCGACTTTTCAATACCGTACATTTCTGTGGCTTTGCGATTAACGTCAAGCACGATTTCATCGTTCGGTTCAAATATAATAATCGCATCTTGAGCAAGCTCGAAAATACTCCGATATTTGTTTTCAGATAGTCTGAGAGCTTCTTCTATTCGCTTTTGCTTTGTGATGTCGCGTCCTGCATAGAGAGTTTCGGCAACTCCATCTTTGGTGATGTAGCTTGTACATGCCCATGAGAACCACCTCCAGCCGTATTTGGTCAGAGCTCTATGCTCTGTATTGGCACTACAAGGTTTGGCAGAATTCAGTATATCGAGTGATTCTTTGAGTCCGGCGATATCATCGGGATGAATTTGATATTCGTACTTTGTGCCGATTATTTCCAACTCATCAACATCGAACAATTCGCAAAATGAAGGGCTAAGATAACTTACAACTCCGTTATCATCCTTAGTTATCAACAAATCGCTTTGGTGTTCGAGCAATTTCTTGAATTTATCGGCGTTTTCGCTTTGCTCTTTTTGACGAAGCTTTTGTTCGCCGATGTCTTCAATTCGCCCAATTAGAATTGCCTTGTTACTGCCTTTATCAATAATGTATGTATGAGTATCTCTGATGTTTTTATATTTGCCCGATTTTGTTTTTATCCGGTATTCCAAGTGAGACGTCGTTTCGTTGAAATCATTCCGCAAATTTGGCGATAGATGAAAATTTTGAAAATGATTAATATCATCAGGATGTATCATTGCAAATATTTCTGCGTCGCTGAATTTCATGAACTCTTCAGGAGTATATCCCAATATTTTCATTATAAAATGACTGATATAAACGTATCTGCCACTTACGAGGTTCTTCTTGTAGATAATTTGATTCGTGAAACACAAGATTTCTTTCAACATTGTAACTTCATAAAAGTCTTGCTCAGGATTTTTATATTGTTCACTTATATCATCAAAAAAGTAATAGATTGCCGGTTTGCCACCTTCAGACAATTTATACTGCACACTTGCAGCAACTTTGTCTATACCGTCAATCGTCCTAAACCTTGTTTCTTTTTTGATTGGCTCGGAGCTGTTATTCAATAAATTTGTCCGAATTTCGGATTCAAACACGTCTTTATCAATCACAAAGGAAGTGTTTTTGTTAAAATAATCTGATTGCAAATCCCAAATATACTCTCCAATAGCTAAATCCGCTTCTAAACCTGACAGCTTTTCAATGCTTTTGTTCCAATGCGTGATTTTTCCCGTATCATCAATTCGCATGAAGCCCGGGTCTAAATTCTCAATCAAAGTATCAAAAGCTGAACATCTATTTTGCAAATTAACATATTCATCATAATAGTCATCAATATCAATCATTACTCCGGCTAACATCGAGGGATTGCCCAATTCATCATTTGCGATTATCATCAATTTTGTTTCAATCCATTTCCAATCGTTTTTGAAAAGCGCCCTCAATTTGCTTGAAAAAACCCCCTTTGGGTTGCTCAAATATTTGTCGAAATCTTCGATTGCTGCTAAATAGTCATCTGAAGCGATATAATTTTTTAAAGTATTACGCGAAATTTTTCGATTTTTGACCAAATCACTTGACTTGTCGGAACGAGTATTTTTGTAATAAACAGTGTCTTTTATCAAATCATACTTGAAATACGCAATCACAGATAATTTCAGGAGTGATTCATAAAACTCTTTTGTCAATCGCGCATGTTCGTTTTCTAAAACAAGGTCGGAAATCAAGGTTATATAAGCATGAACAATAGACGAGCTGCCTTCAACGGCTTCAAATGTCAGCCGATTTCTTACATAATAAACTTTATTGCTTTTGCTGATGATTCTATGGTCAGCGACAATGATGCCTATATTATCGGATTGTTTGAGCGGTTTAACTCTCTTCAGGAAATCCTTGTAATCATCGGGGTGGATGAGAGCTGCCAAATCATCACCGGTGCTATATTCGGTCAAATGGTTAAATTCATCGCTACTATCGGTAATCTTAGCTGTTGAAATATCGAAAGCATAGTGATACAAAAAGCCCAAATTGTTTCCGGCAGGAGAAGTCTCACTATCGGATTTGGAGTCAACTGATATGATTAGCAAAAGGCTGTTCTCATTTTCCCAACTGATTGATTGGCAACTGAAATGCATCTTGCTGTCAATTTTGAATAGTCTCATGATTTCGTTTTTATCGAAATCGCCCGAATAATCATGCTGAATTTTGAACCCTTTTGGGAATTTGATCTTCAGATATTTTTTGGCAGCTTTGTTCGCAAAGGCTATCTTCATTTCTTTGTTGATGACAATTACGGCAGTAGAAAGTTGCTCCGCCAAATTCATAAACGTTGTTTCTGAATGAATCTCGCTTTTTTGAGTAACTTCATGAGCAGATTTTATATTTTGCTTAGCCATTTTGAAACCTCATTAATTTAATATCTAAATATAACTATTTGTTTATAATCTAAAAAATGAAAAACATCAAATTATGTAAGTAATCGTTACTTTTGCTAATAATATATAAACAAAATTGAAGCAAAATGGATAAATTTGTAATCGAAGGTGGCAATAGATTAAAAGGGTCGGTAAAAATAGCAGGAGCAAAAAACGGAGCTTTGGCTCTGATACCTGCTACCTTGTTAGCACCGGGCATCTACAATATTTCAAACACACCTGATTTGAAAGATGTTTGGACAATGACACGCCTGATGGGGGCGCTCGGAGTATTTTGTGAACTGAATAATAGCGAACTTTTCATTGACGCTCGCGAAATCACCCAATTAGTAGCTCCATACGAGCATGTCAAGAAAATGAGAGCCTCGTTTTATGTGCTTGGTCCTCTTGTGGCACGATATGGCGAAGCAAAAGTATCATTGCCGGGCGGTTGTGCTTGGGGTCCGCGACCTGTTGATTTGCATATTAAAGGCATCGAAAAATTAGGTGCAGAAATCACATTAGACCAAGGTTATGTAATTGCGAAAAGCAAGGGCAGATTACAAGGCTGCAAGTTTCATTTTGATATATCAAGTGTAGGTGCTACAGGAAATGTCTTGATGGCGGCGACTCTTGCAAAGGGCACAACGGTACTTACAAATTGCGCCATCGAGCCTGAAATTACCGCATTAGCAAAAATGCTTACGAAAATGGGGGCAAAAATTGACGGCATCGGTACAACGGAATTGATAATCGAAGGTGTGGACGAACTCAAACCTGTAAATGAAGAAACTATTCCAGACCGTATCGAAGCTGCGACTTATTTGATTGCCGCGGCAATGACAATGGGCGA encodes:
- a CDS encoding PAS domain-containing protein, translating into MAKQNIKSAHEVTQKSEIHSETTFMNLAEQLSTAVIVINKEMKIAFANKAAKKYLKIKFPKGFKIQHDYSGDFDKNEIMRLFKIDSKMHFSCQSISWENENSLLLIISVDSKSDSETSPAGNNLGFLYHYAFDISTAKITDSSDEFNHLTEYSTGDDLAALIHPDDYKDFLKRVKPLKQSDNIGIIVADHRIISKSNKVYYVRNRLTFEAVEGSSSIVHAYITLISDLVLENEHARLTKEFYESLLKLSVIAYFKYDLIKDTVYYKNTRSDKSSDLVKNRKISRNTLKNYIASDDYLAAIEDFDKYLSNPKGVFSSKLRALFKNDWKWIETKLMIIANDELGNPSMLAGVMIDIDDYYDEYVNLQNRCSAFDTLIENLDPGFMRIDDTGKITHWNKSIEKLSGLEADLAIGEYIWDLQSDYFNKNTSFVIDKDVFESEIRTNLLNNSSEPIKKETRFRTIDGIDKVAASVQYKLSEGGKPAIYYFFDDISEQYKNPEQDFYEVTMLKEILCFTNQIIYKKNLVSGRYVYISHFIMKILGYTPEEFMKFSDAEIFAMIHPDDINHFQNFHLSPNLRNDFNETTSHLEYRIKTKSGKYKNIRDTHTYIIDKGSNKAILIGRIEDIGEQKLRQKEQSENADKFKKLLEHQSDLLITKDDNGVVSYLSPSFCELFDVDELEIIGTKYEYQIHPDDIAGLKESLDILNSAKPCSANTEHRALTKYGWRWFSWACTSYITKDGVAETLYAGRDITKQKRIEEALRLSENKYRSIFELAQDAIIIFEPNDEIVLDVNRKATEMYGIEKSQFIGMSLEEISTNVSHGKSQISRTFRSNEKHRFVTTQKRSDGSTFKVEINAAIIEYDGKSVVLSINREIE
- the murA gene encoding UDP-N-acetylglucosamine 1-carboxyvinyltransferase; amino-acid sequence: MDKFVIEGGNRLKGSVKIAGAKNGALALIPATLLAPGIYNISNTPDLKDVWTMTRLMGALGVFCELNNSELFIDAREITQLVAPYEHVKKMRASFYVLGPLVARYGEAKVSLPGGCAWGPRPVDLHIKGIEKLGAEITLDQGYVIAKSKGRLQGCKFHFDISSVGATGNVLMAATLAKGTTVLTNCAIEPEITALAKMLTKMGAKIDGIGTTELIIEGVDELKPVNEETIPDRIEAATYLIAAAMTMGEIQLENVNPYHLTSVISKLEEAGCEMDINSNKIHLKAVAPPKPVDLVTAVYPGIPTDIQAQWTSYMLTAEGTSKVTDNIYQDRFKHIPELVRLGAKIDVVDNAAIISGGEKLSGATVMSSDLRGSASLILAALVAKGTTEVLRIYHLDRGYDNIEQKLKKLGAVIERHQSELI